In [Leptolyngbya] sp. PCC 7376, a genomic segment contains:
- a CDS encoding mersacidin/lichenicidin family type 2 lantibiotic, with protein MSNFDIVRAWKDEDYRASLSQEQLSLLPENPAGLIELNDEDMSSLSGGCTTCTGGTGFTHTCNWSCKSGSLEASEELTIA; from the coding sequence ATGTCTAATTTTGATATCGTTCGTGCTTGGAAAGATGAAGATTACCGAGCCAGTTTAAGTCAAGAACAGTTAAGCCTGTTACCAGAAAATCCCGCAGGTTTAATCGAATTGAATGATGAAGACATGTCTTCACTTTCGGGAGGTTGTACTACCTGTACTGGTGGAACTGGATTTACCCATACCTGTAACTGGTCTTGCAAATCTGGCTCGCTTGAAGCTAGTGAAGAGTTGACCATTGCCTAA